In the genome of Oligoflexus sp., the window CTGCGCTGAAGATCATCGCGCTCCTCACCATCCTGGGCGTGGCGCCGGCGATCCTTCTGATGATGACCTCGTTCACCCGCATCGTGGTCGTGCTGAGTTTTGTGCGCCAGGCCCTGGGGACCCAGACCATGCCTCCGAACCAGGTGGTGCTGGGCCTGTCCCTGTTTTTGACTTTTTTCACGATGGGTCCTGTTATTGATGTGATTCAGGAAAGGGCACTGACGCCTTACCTGGAAAAAGCCATCACCCAGGAGCAGGCGCTGAAAGAGACGCTGGCCCCGCTAAGGACCTTTATGCTCCGCGAAGTGAAAGAATCCGATCTTCAGGCTTTCTTCAATATCGCCAAGCTGCCGAAGCCCAAGAGCATGGATGAAGTTCCGATGCGGGTTCTGATTCCATCCTTTGTGGTTTCGGAACTGAAGACGGCCTTTCAGATCGGATTTTTGATTTATATCCCCTTCCTCGTCATCGACATGGTGGTGTCCTCGATCCTTATGGGTATGGGGATGATGATGCTGCCGCCGACTGTGGTGTCGCTGCCCTTTAAGCTGGTGCTCTTCGTGCTGGTGGATGGCTGGGGACTCATCGTTGATTCTTTGGTTCGCAGCTTTTCCCTTGGATAAAGGAGTCCTTCCATGACTCAACAGACAGTGCTTGATATCGGCTGGAACACGATCTGGGTCATGATCAAGATCTCGTCGCCAGCCCTGCTCGCCACCCTTGTGATGGGTCTTCTGATTTCCATTTTTCAGGCGGCGACCCAGATCAACGAACAGACGCTTTCGTTCATTCCCAAGATCCTGGCCATGGCCGCGGCAATGATCATCTGCGGCCCCTGGGTTTTGCGCACCATGATGACGTTCACGATCAACCTGATTCGCGATATTCCGAACCTCGTTCACTGAAGGGTCGGTATGATTTACGGCATCACAGTCGAAGCGATCCTCACGGCGGCCCTGATCTTCATCAGGGTCAGTGGGATTTTATTCGCGCTGCCGTTCATCGGGGATCAGCCGACGCCGGTTCGGGTGCGCATCCTGCTCAGCGTGGCTCTCACCTTTACCATGCAGGGTCTGGTGCCCACGGATTGGCTGGTGGACTTTCCACAGGATCCTTTGCTTTATATGATCCTCGTGATCAAAGAGATCTGTATCGGCCTTTTTATAGGCTTTGTGGCCCGCATTGCCTTTGATGCCATCATCATGGCGGCGAGCCTTGTCGGCTTTCAGATGGGTTTTGGCGTGGCCGACCTTATGATGCCGGATGCCGATGTGCAGATGAACGCGTTCACGGCGTTTCACCGCGTGATCATGCTCATGATCTTTCTTGGATTGAACCTGCATCACATCTACCTGGATGCCATGGTTCGCACGTTCACCCTGATTCCAGCCGGCGGGATTGCACCGCAGATGGAAATGGGGCGCTTTCTGATTGATCTGACGGCGGGAATGTTTCGCGTGGCCATGCAGCTTTCCGCTCCGGTCCTGGTGGCCCTGATGTTCACCAATACCGCCCTGGGTCTGATTGCCCGCACGGTACCCCAGATGAACGTTTTCACGATGAGCTTTCCCATAGGCTTTTTCGTGGGTCTTGCTGTTTACATGGCCTGCCTGCCCTTTTTTCCAGGCTGGGT includes:
- the fliP gene encoding flagellar type III secretion system pore protein FliP (The bacterial flagellar biogenesis protein FliP forms a type III secretion system (T3SS)-type pore required for flagellar assembly.); protein product: MTVSGVKKGLFWALLALLVSGRAYADTKIPGLNFNIYEVDDPDAFVPALKIIALLTILGVAPAILLMMTSFTRIVVVLSFVRQALGTQTMPPNQVVLGLSLFLTFFTMGPVIDVIQERALTPYLEKAITQEQALKETLAPLRTFMLREVKESDLQAFFNIAKLPKPKSMDEVPMRVLIPSFVVSELKTAFQIGFLIYIPFLVIDMVVSSILMGMGMMMLPPTVVSLPFKLVLFVLVDGWGLIVDSLVRSFSLG
- the fliQ gene encoding flagellar biosynthesis protein FliQ, whose product is MTQQTVLDIGWNTIWVMIKISSPALLATLVMGLLISIFQAATQINEQTLSFIPKILAMAAAMIICGPWVLRTMMTFTINLIRDIPNLVH
- the fliR gene encoding flagellar biosynthetic protein FliR; this translates as MIYGITVEAILTAALIFIRVSGILFALPFIGDQPTPVRVRILLSVALTFTMQGLVPTDWLVDFPQDPLLYMILVIKEICIGLFIGFVARIAFDAIIMAASLVGFQMGFGVADLMMPDADVQMNAFTAFHRVIMLMIFLGLNLHHIYLDAMVRTFTLIPAGGIAPQMEMGRFLIDLTAGMFRVAMQLSAPVLVALMFTNTALGLIARTVPQMNVFTMSFPIGFFVGLAVYMACLPFFPGWVTQHFNTSQEQILLTLKGIAP